A single window of Solea solea chromosome 9, fSolSol10.1, whole genome shotgun sequence DNA harbors:
- the angptl3 gene encoding angiopoietin-related protein 3 — protein sequence MKLFCLVLLLASFTAAVRVETSSQERQPTLPTQVFTMEPSPTETKSRFAMLDDVRLLANGLLQLGQSLREFVHKTKAQINDIFQKLNIFDRSFYQLSVVTSEIKEEEEELKKTTNFLKANNEEIKNLSLEINTKINGIMQERTQLQSKVGSLEERLKGLSESIVPAEQLSEITTLKQVIEAQEKTINNLLKAVQEQHDQLDHQKNKIKNLEEKLSDDIFQDTVNKPMDSDTAVPDMFEYLTENATGLDTKDIPMDCSELFHKGETKSGIHVIKPNQSEPFNVYCEMDSDGGSTVIQQRIDGSVDFDQTWVKYEKGFGDLEKDFWLGLKKIHSLAQQGAYILRVDMEDWKEDKHWAEYRFSLEGPSKDYALQVSNFSGDLADAMANITGIRFSTKDRNNDKNRNPNCTRSYTGGWWFNGCGETNLNGRYLWLRTKGRSSRRRGIHWRPGMGSSYSLKMTKISLRPVLSPKTLN from the exons ATGAAGCTGTTTTGTCTAGTGCTGCTACTTGCTAgtttcactgctgctgtccGTGTGGAAACCTCAAGTCAAGAAAGGCAGCCCACCCTGCCCACACAGGTCTTTACCATGGAACCAAGCCCAACCGAGACAAAGTCACGCTTTGCCATGCTGGATGATGTTCGACTACTTGCAAACGGCCTCCTTCAGCTTGGCCAGAGTTTACGGGAGTTTGTGCACAAGACCAAGGCCCAAATCAACGATATCTTTCAGAAGCTTAACATCTTCGACCGCTCTTTCTACCAGCTTTCAGTCGTCACTTCAGAGAtcaaggaggaagaggaggagctgaagaaaaCCACCAATTTCTTGAAGGCCAACAATGAGGAGATCAAGAACTTGTCACTGGAAATCAACACTAAGATCAACGGCATCATGCAGGAGCGCACACAGCTGCAGAGCAAGGTGGGGAGCCTCGAGGAGAGGCTGAAGGGACTGTCAGAGAGCATTGTCCCCGCTGAACAACTCAGTGAAATCACAACACTCAAG CAAGTGATTGAAGCACaagagaaaacaatcaacaatctACTGAAAGCTGTGCAAGAGCAGCACGATCAACTCGACCACCAGAAAAACAAGATCAAAAACCTGGAGGAAAAG ctaagtgatgacatttttcaAGATACAGTCAACAAGCCAATGGATTCAGACACTGCAGTTCCTGATATGTTTGAATATCTGACAGAAAATGCAACTGGCCTAGATACAAAAG ACATCCCCATGGACTGCAGTGAGCTGTTTCACAAAGGCGAGACAAAGAGTGGAATCCATGTGATCAAGCCAAACCAATCAGAGCCATTCAACGTTTACTGTGAAATGGATTCAG ATGGAGGTTCAACCGTCATCCAGCAGAGGATCGATGGGTCAGTGGATTTTGACCAGACATGGGTGAAATATGAGAAAGGTTTTGGAGATCTGGAAA AGGACTTCTGGCTGGGCTTAAAGAAGATCCACAGTCTTGCACAGCAGGGAGCTTACATCCTACGAGTAGATATGGAGGACTGGAAGGAGGATAAGCACTGGGCTGAGTACCGTTTCTCATTGGAGGGTCCCTCCAAGGACTACGCTCTTCAAGTCAGCAACTTTTCTGGTGACCTAGCTGATGCCATGGCCAACATAACAGGCATTAGATTCTCCACCAAAGACagaaataatgataaaaaccGAAATCCCAACTGCACTCGTAGTTACACAG GTGGTTGGTGGTTCAATGGCTGCGGCGAGACTAATCTTAATGGACGATATTTGTGGCTGAGGACAAAAGGTCGCTCTTCAAGGAGAAGGGGCATTCACTGGAGGCCTGGCATGGGGTCTTCATACTCCCTCAAGATGACCAAGATCAGCCTACGACCGGTCCTCTCACCTAAAACCCTCAACTGA